A single region of the Triticum dicoccoides isolate Atlit2015 ecotype Zavitan chromosome 2B, WEW_v2.0, whole genome shotgun sequence genome encodes:
- the LOC119361009 gene encoding uncharacterized protein LOC119361009 codes for PDPCARYRIGSFSRSIKPQMASSSEKAPSPAAADLPERGKITVASGKPKGKTRRMTQEEIDSCIRYKGVRIPIDSVRRASKLRLALTNLDDLGSLPVSPDELDDYVTNMIREVNAIEDDFQKKRDEIAKEYYAKGYVEREVSDDDEAGGSDPRVEMGSPSPISGSTVTVRKLN; via the coding sequence cCTGATCCGTGCGCCAGGTACCGGATAGGAAGTTTTTCGAGATCAATCAAACCGCAGATGGCGAGTTCGTCGGAGAAGGCGCCTTCCCCTGCAGCGGCGGATCTGCCGGAGCGAGGTAAGATTACGGTGGCCAGCGGCAAACCAAAGGGGAAGACGAGGAGGATGACGCAGGAGGAGATCGACAGCTGCATCCGGTACAAGGGCGTGCGCATCCCCATCGACTCCGTCCGCAGGGCGAGCAAACTGAGGCTGGCCCTCACCAACCTCGACGACCTCGGCAGCCTCCCGGTGTCCCCGGACGAGCTGGATGACTACGTCACCAACATGATCCGGGAGGTGAACGCGATCGAGGATGACTTCCAGAAAAAGAGAGACGAGATCGCGAAGGAGTACTACGCAAAGGGCTACGTCGAGCGCGAGGTCAGCGACGACGACGAAGCAGGAGGCAGCGACCCCCGTGTGGAGATGGGCTCGCCCTCGCCCATTTCCGGAAGCACCGTAACCGTAAGGAAGCTCAACTGA